The following are encoded in a window of Halosolutus halophilus genomic DNA:
- a CDS encoding ORC1-type DNA replication protein: MADGPDEGMLSWDESVFRNEHVFEIDYVPETFKHREEQTRSLTYALRPAVRGSRPLNVVVRGPPGTGKTTAIQKLFDEVGAQTSDVRTIRVNCQVNATRYSVFSRLFEGTFDYEPPSSGISFKKLFGQIAEKLVEENRVMVVALDDVNYLFYENEASDTLYSLLRAHEEYPGAKIGVIVVSSDPALEVIEELDSRVQSVFRPEDVYFPVYDQPEIVDILDERVKRGFHDGVISRETLDRVAELTAESGDLRVGIDLLRRAGLNAEMRASRTVEMEDVEEAYEKSKYISLSRSLSNLTDTEQALLEVIAHNDGEQAGDVYEAFHERTDLGYTRYSEIVNKLDRLGLIDADYADVDGRGRSRSLTLSYDRDAILNRLE, encoded by the coding sequence ATGGCAGACGGCCCCGACGAGGGGATGTTGTCGTGGGACGAGTCCGTGTTCAGGAACGAGCACGTCTTCGAAATCGACTACGTTCCCGAGACGTTCAAACACCGCGAGGAGCAGACCCGGAGCCTGACGTACGCGCTCCGGCCCGCGGTGCGCGGGTCGCGTCCGCTGAACGTCGTGGTCCGCGGCCCGCCGGGGACGGGGAAGACGACGGCGATTCAGAAACTGTTCGACGAGGTCGGTGCCCAGACCAGCGACGTCCGGACGATCCGGGTCAACTGTCAGGTCAACGCGACCCGATACTCGGTGTTCTCGCGGCTGTTCGAGGGGACCTTCGACTACGAACCGCCGTCCTCGGGGATCTCGTTCAAGAAGCTGTTCGGCCAGATCGCGGAGAAACTCGTCGAGGAGAACCGCGTCATGGTGGTCGCGCTCGACGACGTCAACTACCTCTTCTACGAGAACGAGGCCTCGGACACGCTGTACTCGCTGCTCCGGGCCCACGAGGAGTACCCCGGTGCGAAGATCGGCGTCATCGTCGTCTCCTCGGACCCCGCGCTCGAGGTCATCGAGGAACTGGATTCGCGCGTCCAGAGCGTCTTCCGGCCGGAAGACGTCTACTTCCCGGTCTACGACCAGCCCGAGATCGTCGACATCCTCGACGAACGCGTGAAACGGGGCTTCCACGACGGCGTCATCTCCCGCGAAACGCTCGATCGCGTGGCCGAGTTGACCGCCGAGAGCGGCGACCTCCGGGTCGGGATCGATCTCCTGCGACGGGCGGGACTCAACGCCGAGATGCGTGCGAGCCGCACCGTCGAGATGGAGGACGTCGAAGAAGCCTACGAGAAGTCGAAGTACATCTCCCTCTCGCGGAGCCTCTCGAACCTGACCGACACCGAACAGGCCTTGCTCGAGGTGATCGCCCACAACGACGGGGAACAGGCCGGCGACGTCTACGAGGCCTTTCACGAGCGGACCGACCTCGGCTACACGCGCTACTCCGAGATCGTCAACAAACTCGATCGACTGGGCCTGATCGACGCCGACTACGCGGACGTCGACGGTCGCGGCCGCTCGCGATCGCTCACCCTCTCGTACGACAGGGACGCGATTTTGAACCGACTGGAGTGA
- a CDS encoding SagB/ThcOx family dehydrogenase — MPVGAREYHERTKHSPRSVREGSHGLNFDNKPRPYKEYVGVPKRALADRVRPPQQPALSAIAESTPDRDLDRDRQPDLETVTALCYYAAGITKSIDRRDRTLLFRAAATTGALYHVDLYVVCGDLAGAATSSSNRDEPALDAGVYHFDPGTLSLDVLREKDCRGVLANAADHDGVANAPLSIVTTSTWWRNAWKYRDRTFRHAFWDSGTTLANLLAVAHALDYRAEVVTGFADRPVADLLGVAPEREAPLEIVPIGDGADSSPAGATGQEPIDPETEPLSPTEREFPLIHEAWAAGTLADGDEAASWRADRPAGPIGTRDSGDGERIPLDPVDHETASSRPLHRTIQRRGSCREYNREPISFRKLSTVLDRAVRGVPMDVRRQDSLRSSSNGRAADPPLSFVDPYLLVNGVDGLESGAYHYHPDEGNLERLRAGEFRSEAGHLALDQRLGADAAVCLYFVTDLDEIVDALGDRGYRVAQLEASLTAGRLYLGTYAHRDLGGTGLTFYDDAVTDFFAPRAAGQTPQFLYTIGRPA; from the coding sequence ATGCCAGTCGGGGCCCGCGAGTACCACGAACGGACGAAACACTCACCGAGAAGCGTTCGCGAGGGCAGTCACGGCCTGAACTTCGACAACAAGCCGCGGCCGTACAAGGAGTACGTGGGGGTGCCGAAACGGGCGCTCGCCGATCGCGTCCGCCCGCCCCAGCAACCGGCGCTTTCGGCGATCGCCGAGTCGACGCCCGACCGCGACCTCGACCGGGACCGACAGCCGGACCTCGAGACCGTCACCGCCCTCTGTTACTACGCGGCGGGGATCACGAAGTCGATCGACCGTCGCGATCGCACCCTCCTGTTCCGGGCCGCGGCGACCACCGGCGCGCTGTACCACGTCGACCTGTACGTGGTCTGTGGGGACCTCGCCGGGGCGGCGACGTCGTCCTCGAACCGCGACGAACCCGCGCTCGACGCCGGCGTCTACCACTTCGATCCCGGGACGCTGTCGCTGGACGTGCTCCGGGAGAAGGACTGCCGCGGAGTTCTCGCGAACGCAGCGGACCACGACGGCGTCGCGAACGCACCGCTCTCGATCGTCACGACCTCGACGTGGTGGCGCAACGCCTGGAAGTACCGCGATCGGACCTTCCGGCACGCGTTCTGGGACTCCGGCACGACACTCGCGAACCTGCTCGCCGTCGCCCACGCGCTGGACTACCGGGCCGAGGTCGTCACCGGATTCGCGGACCGGCCCGTGGCCGACCTGCTCGGCGTCGCCCCGGAGCGTGAAGCGCCGCTCGAAATCGTCCCGATCGGCGACGGCGCAGACTCGTCCCCCGCCGGCGCGACCGGTCAGGAGCCGATCGATCCCGAGACCGAACCGCTCTCGCCGACCGAGAGGGAGTTTCCGCTGATCCACGAGGCGTGGGCCGCCGGCACGCTCGCCGACGGGGACGAAGCCGCATCGTGGCGCGCCGATCGGCCCGCGGGGCCGATCGGGACGCGCGACTCCGGCGACGGCGAGCGGATCCCCCTCGATCCGGTCGATCACGAGACGGCGTCGAGTCGGCCGCTGCACCGGACGATCCAGCGCCGCGGTTCCTGTCGCGAGTACAATCGCGAACCGATCAGCTTTCGAAAGCTGTCGACCGTGCTCGATCGGGCCGTTCGCGGGGTTCCAATGGACGTACGGCGTCAGGACTCACTTCGTTCGTCCTCGAACGGGCGAGCGGCCGATCCGCCCCTGTCGTTCGTCGATCCCTACCTGCTCGTCAACGGGGTCGACGGCCTCGAATCGGGGGCCTACCACTACCATCCCGACGAGGGCAACCTCGAGCGGCTACGGGCGGGCGAGTTCCGCAGCGAGGCGGGCCACCTCGCGCTCGATCAGCGGCTGGGAGCCGACGCCGCAGTCTGTCTCTATTTCGTGACCGATCTCGACGAAATCGTCGATGCGCTCGGCGATCGGGGTTACCGCGTCGCCCAGCTGGAGGCGTCGCTGACTGCCGGTCGCCTGTACCTGGGAACCTACGCCCACCGCGACCTCGGCGGGACGGGGCTGACGTTCTACGACGACGCGGTCACGGACTTCTTCGCGCCGCGAGCGGCCGGCCAGACGCCGCAGTTCCTGTACACGATCGGGCGACCGGCCTGA
- a CDS encoding MutS-related protein — translation MDLESIPGVGEKTARALSELDEPERALRAGDVARIAEAPGITQGRAARIARGAIRREHDDPGGFLATDRAREVYREVLGLLKGRTVTDYAAQRLETVYPSPSRSRIEEVQAFAADAIDRDYDATVLDALEGVEPLATPGDVRVRERCLATTDAERYAEAREAIPELSVEVVEDAQGLAELARGYSTVIALDESFAGVTVDGEVQVRPDALETPAEVVPERPLAFFARNRDRLQAAIAVHRAADLDPACDLDALADGLSRLDEDGTVAGDDELDRLTTAVDDLDAATGTAESIANDRLREAIREKDVTIEGSDLLSLVERGAGVDSLLSRELADEYAAAVESARQHLIEALDLDQGEAEIARRAFGDEPTFPVERDEDAIGRLREELTATKERRAGRLKRDLAADLADQRDGARRLVRDALELDVELAIARFAREYECTMPEFVWEPSGTEGEPAGFAIEGGRSPLLDEPLAAIDPVDYAVSGVALLSGVNSGGKTSTLDLVASVVVLAHMGLPVPAEDVCLRRFDDFHYHAKTQGTLDAGAFESTVREFADLAQGGEGSLVLVDELESITEPGASAKIIAGILEALSENGATAVFVSHLAGEIREMADYDVTVDGIEAVGLVDGELEVNRSPVKDHLARSTPELIVEKLAGEREARFYDRLLEKFE, via the coding sequence ATGGACCTCGAGTCGATTCCGGGCGTCGGCGAGAAGACGGCCCGGGCGCTGTCGGAACTCGACGAACCCGAACGAGCGTTGCGGGCGGGTGACGTCGCGCGGATCGCCGAGGCACCCGGGATCACGCAGGGGCGGGCGGCCCGCATCGCACGCGGCGCGATTCGCCGCGAGCACGACGATCCCGGCGGCTTCCTCGCGACCGATCGCGCCCGCGAGGTCTACCGCGAGGTCCTCGGCCTGCTGAAAGGTCGCACCGTCACCGACTACGCGGCCCAGCGCCTCGAGACGGTCTATCCGAGTCCGAGTCGATCGCGCATCGAGGAGGTGCAGGCCTTCGCGGCCGACGCGATCGATCGGGACTACGACGCTACCGTGCTGGACGCGCTCGAAGGGGTCGAACCGCTCGCGACGCCGGGCGACGTCCGGGTCCGGGAACGCTGTCTGGCGACGACCGACGCCGAGCGCTACGCCGAGGCGCGCGAGGCGATCCCGGAACTCTCCGTCGAGGTCGTCGAGGACGCACAGGGGCTGGCCGAACTCGCGCGCGGCTACTCGACGGTCATCGCCCTCGACGAGTCGTTCGCCGGCGTCACCGTCGACGGGGAGGTGCAGGTCCGGCCCGACGCCCTCGAGACCCCTGCGGAGGTCGTCCCCGAACGCCCGCTCGCGTTCTTCGCGCGGAACCGGGACCGCCTGCAGGCGGCGATCGCGGTCCACCGCGCGGCCGACCTCGACCCGGCCTGCGACCTCGACGCGCTGGCGGACGGCCTCTCGCGGCTCGACGAGGACGGGACGGTCGCGGGCGACGACGAACTCGATCGGCTGACGACGGCGGTCGACGACCTGGACGCGGCGACGGGGACGGCCGAGAGCATCGCCAACGATCGGCTCCGGGAGGCGATCCGCGAGAAGGACGTCACGATCGAGGGTTCCGACCTCCTCTCGCTGGTCGAACGGGGCGCGGGCGTCGACTCGCTGCTGTCGCGGGAACTGGCCGACGAGTACGCCGCGGCGGTCGAGTCCGCCCGCCAGCACCTGATCGAGGCGCTCGACCTCGATCAGGGCGAAGCCGAGATTGCCCGGCGCGCATTCGGCGACGAACCGACGTTTCCGGTCGAGCGCGACGAGGACGCGATCGGTCGGCTCCGCGAGGAACTTACCGCCACGAAGGAGCGCCGCGCGGGCCGGCTCAAGCGCGACCTCGCGGCCGATCTGGCCGATCAGCGCGACGGGGCGCGCCGGCTAGTCCGGGACGCCCTCGAACTCGACGTCGAACTCGCAATCGCCCGCTTCGCCCGCGAGTACGAGTGTACGATGCCCGAGTTCGTGTGGGAACCCAGCGGGACCGAGGGAGAGCCCGCGGGCTTCGCGATCGAGGGCGGCCGGTCGCCGCTGCTGGACGAACCGCTTGCGGCGATCGATCCCGTCGACTACGCGGTCTCGGGGGTCGCGCTCCTCTCGGGAGTCAACAGCGGTGGCAAGACCTCGACGCTGGACCTCGTCGCGAGCGTCGTCGTGCTGGCACACATGGGACTGCCGGTGCCCGCCGAGGACGTTTGCCTCCGGCGGTTCGACGACTTCCACTACCACGCCAAGACCCAGGGGACCCTGGACGCGGGGGCCTTCGAATCGACGGTCCGGGAGTTCGCCGACCTCGCGCAGGGCGGCGAGGGGTCGCTCGTCCTCGTGGACGAACTCGAGAGCATCACGGAACCCGGAGCCAGCGCGAAGATCATCGCTGGCATCCTCGAGGCGCTCTCGGAGAACGGCGCGACCGCGGTGTTCGTCTCGCACCTCGCGGGTGAGATCCGCGAGATGGCCGACTACGACGTCACCGTCGACGGGATCGAAGCCGTCGGCCTGGTCGACGGCGAACTCGAGGTAAACCGATCGCCGGTGAAAGACCACCTCGCCCGATCGACGCCCGAGTTGATCGTCGAGAAACTCGCCGGCGAGCGCGAGGCGCGGTTCTACGATCGGCTGCTCGAGAAGTTCGAGTAG
- a CDS encoding glycosyltransferase family 4 protein produces MRLGLVVYDGLERTSGGYRYDRRLVAGLRERGHEVVVVALPKGGYGTNVLDNVSREVAADLTGLDVDVLLQDELCHPSLVRHNRRRDDATPIVSIVHHLRCREPRAAWRNALVRAIERRYLDTVDAFVYNSETTRETVETLVGPTTGVVAPPGGDHVDPGVTRARIRARAHEPGPLRIVFVGTLVERKGLHTLLRGLAARPADEWTLTVVGDPTIDPRYARRIDRLIDALGVEESVTVAGRVSDSALSSTLREGHLLAVPSGYEGFGIVYLEGMGFGMPALASTAGGASEVVDDGETGVLVPPGEPRAVAEAVGSLAADRERLTEMGVAARDAYDAHPTWSDTVDRVASFTTRLREAAGPSP; encoded by the coding sequence ATGCGGCTGGGGCTAGTCGTCTACGACGGCCTCGAGCGCACGTCCGGCGGCTATCGCTACGATCGACGGCTCGTCGCGGGGCTCCGCGAACGGGGCCACGAGGTCGTGGTCGTCGCGCTCCCGAAGGGCGGATACGGGACGAACGTGCTCGACAACGTCTCCCGGGAGGTCGCCGCCGACCTGACCGGTCTCGACGTCGACGTGCTGTTGCAAGACGAACTCTGTCACCCGTCGCTCGTCCGGCACAACCGCCGGCGCGACGACGCCACGCCGATCGTCTCTATCGTCCACCACCTCCGGTGTCGGGAGCCGCGGGCGGCGTGGCGGAACGCGCTCGTCAGGGCGATCGAGCGGCGCTACCTCGACACCGTCGACGCCTTCGTGTACAACAGCGAGACCACCCGGGAGACCGTCGAGACGCTCGTCGGCCCGACGACGGGCGTCGTCGCGCCGCCAGGCGGCGACCACGTCGACCCGGGAGTCACGCGGGCGCGGATCCGCGCACGTGCCCACGAGCCAGGGCCGCTCAGAATCGTCTTCGTGGGGACGCTCGTCGAACGGAAGGGGCTCCACACGCTGCTCCGGGGGCTGGCCGCCCGCCCGGCCGACGAGTGGACCCTGACCGTCGTCGGCGACCCGACGATCGATCCGCGGTACGCCCGTCGGATCGACCGCCTGATCGACGCGCTGGGCGTCGAGGAGTCGGTGACGGTCGCGGGCCGAGTGTCCGATTCGGCGCTGTCATCGACCCTCCGGGAGGGGCACCTTCTCGCCGTTCCATCCGGCTACGAGGGGTTCGGCATCGTCTACCTCGAGGGAATGGGGTTCGGAATGCCGGCGCTCGCGTCGACCGCCGGCGGCGCCAGCGAGGTCGTCGACGACGGGGAGACGGGGGTGTTGGTTCCGCCGGGCGAACCGCGGGCCGTGGCCGAGGCGGTGGGCTCGCTCGCGGCCGATCGCGAGCGCCTCACCGAGATGGGAGTCGCCGCCCGGGACGCTTACGACGCCCATCCCACCTGGAGCGACACCGTCGATCGCGTCGCGTCGTTCACGACTCGACTCCGCGAGGCCGCGGGGCCGTCGCCGTGA
- a CDS encoding DUF1059 domain-containing protein has protein sequence MAYRFECPLGSCQFALRSSSSDEVERLVRAHARVSHRGRIDPADIDRGMERVEAA, from the coding sequence ATGGCTTACCGATTCGAGTGTCCGCTGGGAAGTTGCCAGTTCGCGCTCCGATCGAGCAGCAGCGACGAGGTCGAACGGCTGGTCCGGGCCCACGCTCGGGTGAGTCACCGCGGGCGGATCGATCCGGCCGATATCGATCGCGGGATGGAGCGGGTCGAAGCGGCCTGA
- a CDS encoding 6-pyruvoyl trahydropterin synthase family protein, giving the protein MYTVTVTRDFVAQHWLTVPDPGPEGDLHSHHLTVEVEVEGEQLGEYGYLVDIDDLKAVVDGLVDRYRDATLNDLPEFEGLNPSVEHFSRFFADRVADGIETDRLDAVEVTMWEEDGAAASYATTV; this is encoded by the coding sequence ATGTACACGGTGACAGTCACTCGCGACTTCGTCGCCCAACACTGGCTCACGGTCCCCGACCCCGGACCCGAGGGAGACCTCCACTCCCACCACCTGACGGTGGAGGTCGAGGTGGAGGGCGAGCAACTCGGGGAGTACGGCTACCTCGTCGACATCGACGACCTCAAGGCGGTCGTGGACGGGCTGGTAGACCGGTACCGGGACGCGACGCTCAACGACCTCCCGGAGTTCGAGGGGCTCAACCCGAGCGTGGAGCACTTCTCGCGGTTCTTCGCCGATCGAGTCGCGGACGGGATCGAGACCGACCGACTCGACGCCGTCGAGGTGACGATGTGGGAAGAGGACGGGGCAGCCGCTTCGTACGCCACGACCGTCTGA
- a CDS encoding DUF7553 family protein, with translation MTDHLQQARDDLEEAAKSADDDVRDDIRETTDAFSDYVMSDTQPDHALLDERLNTLRQVSQQADGNTETKVESAIETLENYRETIDQA, from the coding sequence ATGACGGACCACCTCCAGCAGGCCCGCGACGACCTCGAAGAGGCCGCCAAGAGCGCCGACGACGACGTGCGCGACGATATCCGCGAGACCACCGACGCGTTCTCCGACTACGTGATGAGCGACACTCAGCCGGATCACGCCCTCCTCGACGAACGGCTCAATACCCTCCGGCAGGTCAGCCAGCAGGCGGACGGCAACACCGAGACCAAGGTCGAGTCGGCCATCGAGACGCTCGAGAACTACCGCGAGACGATCGATCAGGCCTGA
- a CDS encoding GTP cyclohydrolase IIa — MTETQVTVIQIDNYGPWTVAPSPKREVDLQMLQSRLYADLSQLVGHHDGYVFSTRFDNMIAVTNGLDLAGHRRIQDAVRNRYPVTVSLGVATGTSPREAVGEATANLQAAGSAQDGARTEILRGDPLGEQGTVQIAHFDVNDATGRYTDELDAFEVFRRIDRGYTTLLEHMYDSHDSLSFFIGGDNVISVTAGLDRTAFDGAIDHVEEAAGIDLKVGVGRDRTAGDAGMVAKEALERCRENGTRVEIGAGERTRGT, encoded by the coding sequence GTGACCGAAACACAGGTTACGGTGATCCAGATCGACAACTACGGGCCGTGGACGGTAGCACCGTCACCGAAACGGGAGGTCGACCTGCAGATGCTCCAGTCCCGCCTGTACGCGGACCTCTCACAACTCGTCGGTCATCACGACGGCTACGTGTTCTCCACGCGATTCGACAACATGATCGCCGTCACGAACGGGCTCGACCTGGCGGGACACCGGCGCATCCAGGACGCCGTCCGCAACCGCTATCCCGTGACGGTCAGCCTCGGCGTCGCCACGGGGACCTCGCCCCGGGAAGCGGTCGGCGAGGCGACCGCGAACCTCCAGGCGGCCGGGAGCGCCCAGGACGGCGCGCGAACCGAGATCCTGCGCGGCGATCCGCTGGGCGAGCAAGGGACCGTCCAGATCGCCCACTTCGACGTCAACGACGCGACCGGGCGATATACTGACGAACTCGACGCCTTCGAAGTGTTCCGGCGCATCGATCGGGGGTACACGACACTTCTGGAGCACATGTACGACAGTCACGACTCGCTGTCGTTTTTCATCGGTGGCGACAACGTCATCTCGGTGACCGCCGGGCTCGATCGAACGGCGTTCGACGGGGCGATCGATCACGTCGAGGAGGCCGCGGGGATCGACCTCAAGGTCGGCGTCGGTCGCGATCGGACGGCTGGCGACGCCGGAATGGTGGCCAAAGAGGCGCTCGAACGCTGCCGGGAGAACGGAACCCGCGTCGAGATCGGTGCCGGTGAGAGAACGAGGGGGACGTAA
- a CDS encoding zinc-dependent alcohol dehydrogenase yields the protein MPAQSVYFTGPREVEVRETAVPDPGPDELKVAATVSAISSGTELLLYRGEMNPEIAADETLEALSGSFSYPFPYGYAVVGTVTAVGADVDPAWRDETVLAFHPHASEFVVGVDEVSVVPSGVSPAEAAFLPNVETAVNLVLDGEPRIGERAIVFGQGVVGLLTTALLAETPLSSLVTVDYYEKRRRLSKAFGADRCLDPDDDPAAAVSEPSGPPERPESPSGRTEREAPPRRADLTYELSGNPAALDAAVDATGYGGRVVVGSWYGTRTAELSLDGRFHRSRIRLISSQVSTIAPARRGRWTVARRLATAWRRLEDVATDRLVTHRVPVTDAPEAYELLDDRPDETVQVLLTY from the coding sequence ATGCCGGCCCAGTCGGTGTACTTCACGGGTCCCCGCGAGGTCGAGGTCCGAGAAACGGCGGTTCCCGACCCTGGCCCGGACGAACTCAAGGTGGCTGCGACGGTATCCGCCATCAGCTCCGGGACGGAACTGTTACTCTACCGGGGTGAAATGAACCCCGAGATCGCCGCGGACGAGACGCTGGAGGCACTCTCCGGATCGTTCTCCTACCCGTTTCCCTACGGGTACGCGGTCGTCGGGACGGTGACCGCCGTCGGCGCGGACGTGGACCCGGCGTGGCGCGACGAGACGGTGCTGGCGTTCCACCCCCACGCCAGCGAGTTCGTCGTCGGAGTCGACGAGGTGAGCGTCGTGCCGTCCGGAGTTTCGCCAGCGGAGGCGGCGTTCCTCCCGAACGTCGAAACGGCGGTCAACCTGGTCCTCGACGGGGAGCCCCGCATCGGCGAGCGGGCGATCGTGTTCGGCCAGGGCGTCGTGGGGCTGTTGACGACGGCACTGCTGGCCGAAACGCCGCTTTCGTCGCTCGTGACCGTGGACTACTACGAGAAGCGACGACGGCTCTCGAAGGCGTTCGGGGCCGACCGGTGCCTCGATCCCGACGACGACCCGGCCGCGGCGGTCAGCGAGCCGTCGGGACCGCCCGAGCGTCCGGAATCGCCGTCCGGACGGACCGAACGGGAAGCGCCCCCGCGTCGGGCGGACCTGACCTACGAACTCTCGGGGAATCCGGCGGCGCTCGACGCCGCCGTCGACGCGACCGGGTACGGGGGTCGCGTCGTCGTCGGATCGTGGTACGGGACCAGGACGGCCGAACTGTCGCTCGACGGGCGATTCCACCGGAGCCGAATCCGCCTGATCAGCAGCCAGGTGAGCACCATCGCGCCGGCACGGCGGGGACGCTGGACCGTGGCCCGTCGGCTGGCGACCGCGTGGCGGCGACTCGAGGACGTCGCGACCGACCGTCTGGTAACCCACCGCGTCCCGGTCACGGACGCCCCGGAGGCCTACGAACTGCTGGACGATCGGCCGGACGAGACTGTCCAGGTGCTGTTGACGTACTGA
- a CDS encoding DUF4397 domain-containing protein, with protein sequence MGIAGGLTAASGTVLAVGEHEHDDRPKPDEKRKGDGKPVDTPGAAVRVAHFSPDAPNVDVYVDGNRVLADVAYGDVSPYLEIEPGTYRIKITASGDPGTVAFDGDVAFGAAFYTVAAIGELGSGTFQPAVLLDAGSALVRLVHAAPDAPAVDVYADDQPVFEDVEFTDSSDYVPVPAGAYTVTVRPAGDPDTIVASFDVTLERGTAYTAYAIGYLEPPQDVMDRDFTVKLTVDGPMADAD encoded by the coding sequence ATGGGGATCGCCGGTGGACTGACTGCGGCGAGCGGTACCGTCCTCGCCGTCGGTGAACACGAACACGACGATCGGCCGAAACCCGACGAGAAGCGCAAGGGGGACGGAAAACCGGTCGATACACCCGGAGCCGCCGTCCGGGTCGCGCACTTCTCCCCGGACGCACCGAACGTCGACGTCTACGTCGACGGGAATCGCGTGCTCGCTGACGTCGCCTACGGTGACGTCTCGCCGTACCTCGAGATCGAACCGGGAACGTACCGGATCAAAATCACGGCGTCCGGCGATCCGGGAACGGTCGCGTTCGACGGTGACGTGGCGTTCGGCGCGGCGTTCTACACGGTCGCCGCGATCGGTGAACTCGGTTCCGGGACGTTCCAGCCCGCAGTCCTGCTGGACGCCGGCTCCGCACTCGTCAGACTCGTCCACGCCGCTCCCGACGCGCCGGCCGTCGACGTCTACGCCGACGACCAGCCCGTGTTCGAGGACGTCGAGTTTACCGACTCGAGCGACTACGTCCCGGTCCCCGCCGGCGCGTACACCGTGACGGTCCGGCCGGCCGGCGATCCTGACACGATCGTCGCCTCGTTCGACGTCACGCTCGAACGAGGGACGGCATACACGGCCTACGCGATCGGCTACCTGGAGCCGCCCCAGGACGTGATGGATCGCGACTTCACGGTCAAACTGACGGTCGACGGACCGATGGCTGACGCGGACTGA
- a CDS encoding class I SAM-dependent methyltransferase has product MTEPDHYSFRRYLDAKRTVDRRARNRRVADAFRRTLERFDESVELCEIGAGTGAMVETILEWTAGTEVRYTAIDADPALVEAAADSVVDRASDRGHGPDRSDGTVRVDRDGATFEVEFRAEDALAHLADRDGTYDAVVAQAFLDLTDVQTALSAIADGLRSGGVAYFPITFDGVTALVPPVDPELEDRIERRFHRRMDTTEKVGGETGDSNAGRRLLTAVPATGGRIVAAGGSDWVVRPTDGGYEADEAYFLHHIVDTVESALAADGTIDPERLRAWAESRHEQVADAELVYLAHQLDVLARWPASA; this is encoded by the coding sequence GTGACCGAACCCGATCACTACTCGTTCCGTCGATACCTCGATGCCAAGCGGACCGTCGACCGGCGCGCCAGGAACCGGCGCGTCGCGGACGCGTTTCGCCGGACGCTCGAGAGGTTCGACGAGTCCGTCGAACTCTGCGAGATTGGGGCCGGGACGGGCGCAATGGTCGAGACGATCCTCGAGTGGACGGCCGGCACCGAGGTCCGGTACACGGCCATCGACGCCGACCCGGCCCTGGTCGAGGCCGCCGCGGACAGCGTCGTCGACCGCGCGTCGGATCGGGGCCACGGTCCGGATCGGTCTGATGGAACGGTACGCGTCGACCGCGACGGGGCGACGTTCGAGGTCGAGTTCCGCGCCGAAGACGCGCTCGCCCACCTCGCGGACCGCGACGGGACCTACGACGCCGTCGTCGCCCAGGCCTTCCTCGACCTCACGGACGTCCAGACGGCGCTTTCGGCGATCGCGGACGGGCTCCGATCCGGCGGGGTCGCCTACTTCCCCATCACGTTCGACGGGGTGACGGCGCTGGTGCCGCCGGTCGACCCCGAACTGGAGGACCGGATCGAGCGGCGGTTTCACCGTCGGATGGACACGACCGAGAAGGTCGGCGGCGAGACGGGTGACAGCAACGCCGGCCGCCGCCTCCTCACCGCGGTTCCGGCGACCGGCGGACGGATCGTCGCGGCCGGCGGCTCCGACTGGGTGGTGCGGCCGACCGACGGCGGATACGAAGCTGACGAGGCGTACTTCCTCCATCATATCGTCGACACCGTCGAGTCCGCGCTCGCGGCCGACGGGACGATCGACCCCGAGCGGTTGCGCGCGTGGGCGGAGAGTCGCCACGAACAGGTCGCGGACGCGGAACTCGTCTACCTCGCCCACCAGCTAGACGTCCTCGCCCGATGGCCGGCGTCGGCGTAG